One window of Medicago truncatula cultivar Jemalong A17 chromosome 2, MtrunA17r5.0-ANR, whole genome shotgun sequence genomic DNA carries:
- the LOC25485903 gene encoding cell number regulator 5 translates to MGDLEKQQEKVMVMDEGEGREGEENERLLEGMAVLDFDMLCSSVALQTANGTWGKLGGGGDDEQRGEEFGGVLRMWEGEVLDCFEHRRIALESSCCPCYRFGKNMKRAGLGSCYIQAFVYFLLAICALFNFIAFIVTRHHYFLYLTVTFIITGGAYLGFYRTRMRKKFNIKGSDSMVDDCVYHFVCPCCTLCQESRTLEINNVQDGTWHGRGDTICIGGIRNGSKALPEMIPPPIESIKLTDENYTL, encoded by the exons ATGGGTGATTTGGAGAAGCAGCAAGAGAAGGTGATGGTGATGGATGAAGGAGAAGGAAGAGAAGGTGAAGAAAATGAGAGGCTTTTGGAGGGTATGGCTGTTTTGGATTTTGATATGCTTTGTTCATCTGTTGCTTTGCAAACTGCAAATGGAACTTGGGGGAAGCTTGGAGGAGGTGGAGATGATGAACAGCGTGGTGAGGAGTTTGGTGGTGTTTTGAGGATGTGGGAAGGTGAAGTTCTTGATTGTTTCGAGCATCGTCGAATTGCTCTTGAATCTTCATG TTGTCCCTGCTACCGATTTGGGAAGAACATGAAACGAGCTGGTCTTGGTTCTTGCTATATTCAG GCATTTGTATATTTTCTTCTTGCCATCTGTGCTCTTTTCAACTTCATAGCCTTTATTGTCACGAGACATCACTACTTTCTATACCTGACAGTCACCTTCATCATTACTGGTGGAGCATATTTAGGATTCTACCGAACTCGTATGCGAAAGAAATTCAACATCAAG GGTAGCGATAGTATGGTGGACGATTGCGTTTACCATTTTGTCTGTCCTTGTTGTACATTGTGTCAG GAGTCGAGAACATTGGAGATTAACAACGTTCAAGACGGCACTTGGCACGGTCGGGGTGACACCATATGCATAGGTGGCATTAGGAATGGGAGTAAAGCACTCCCTGAGATGATTCCTCCTCCTATCGAGTCGATCAAGCTTACGGATGAAAATTACACCTTATAG